One segment of Vogesella indigofera DNA contains the following:
- a CDS encoding DUF1289 domain-containing protein, protein MIATPCIGVCSTAVGDEVCFGCGRSFAEVSDWLTLSDAQRAAIQAQLSRRKVWLQMAMQSGGRLQAILPTERQARLALTPSLLVTLGWPQQRQGRGYVPLLTHDGRSYLLPVYRNDWLRLFWDCLFDADRAPLN, encoded by the coding sequence ATGATCGCCACGCCATGTATCGGAGTCTGCTCCACCGCCGTTGGCGACGAGGTCTGCTTCGGTTGCGGCCGGAGTTTTGCCGAGGTCTCCGACTGGCTGACGCTCAGCGACGCCCAGCGTGCGGCGATCCAGGCACAGCTGTCACGACGCAAGGTCTGGCTGCAGATGGCGATGCAGAGCGGCGGCCGGCTGCAGGCAATCCTGCCGACTGAGCGGCAGGCCAGGCTGGCGCTGACGCCGTCGCTGCTGGTCACCCTAGGGTGGCCGCAGCAGCGGCAGGGTCGCGGCTATGTGCCGCTGTTGACCCACGACGGTCGCAGCTATCTGCTGCCGGTGTACCGCAACGACTGGCTGCGCCTGTTCTGGGACTGCCTGTTTGATGCGGACCGCGCGCCGCTGAACTGA
- a CDS encoding MerR family transcriptional regulator: MQIPKAELPAIPAKRYFTIGEVSELTGVKQHVLRYWEQEFSELRNVKRRGNRRYYQHREVLLVRRIRSLLYDDGFTLHGARQRLEGDQPAPATAGEVRKELQAILDWLDLSLGKD, translated from the coding sequence ATGCAAATACCCAAGGCTGAGCTTCCTGCCATTCCGGCCAAACGCTATTTCACCATCGGTGAAGTCAGCGAGCTGACCGGCGTCAAGCAGCATGTACTGCGCTATTGGGAGCAGGAGTTTTCCGAGCTGCGCAACGTCAAGCGCCGCGGCAACCGTCGCTACTACCAGCACCGCGAGGTCTTGCTGGTGCGTCGCATCCGTTCCCTGCTCTACGACGACGGTTTTACGCTGCATGGTGCCCGCCAGCGCCTAGAAGGTGACCAGCCGGCCCCGGCTACTGCCGGCGAAGTGCGCAAGGAGCTGCAGGCCATCCTGGACTGGCTGGATCTGAGCCTTGGCAAAGACTGA